In one Capricornis sumatraensis isolate serow.1 chromosome 1, serow.2, whole genome shotgun sequence genomic region, the following are encoded:
- the KRTAP27-1 gene encoding keratin-associated protein 27-1: MNLIFRPACCIPGTNSIKDFHNMTQRPIHSLKNFYNAPPLSAIIHESNVINFEDGFFLPSSCYSKTWLLDNFPETCRETTSFMVPEDEWELHTEESCVQNVCVSRVVQTTCSNSRPCENTACQSRSSSAVLECVSQPCQSESSQQMCSVVQSCLPVSNMAKSCPPKTYVSKSCQTLDCDCSQSQAQSPESSSCSSLVYVTPESQLLETSNTYEPTCCVTGGL, from the coding sequence ATGAATTTGATCTTCAGACCAGCATGTTGCATCCCTGGGACCAACTCAATCAAGGATTTTCACAATATGACCCAGAGACCTATCCACTCACTCAAGAACTTCTACAATGCCCCCCCTCTCTCTGCCATCATACATGAATCGAATGTTATAAACTTTGAAGATGGATTCTTTTTACCCAGCAGTTGCTACAGCAAGACCTGGCTCCTGGACAACTTTCCAGAAACCTGCAGGGAAACCACCAGCTTCATGGTACCTGAAGATGAATGGGAATTACACACAGAGGAGAGCTGTGTGCAAAATGTCTGTGTCTCCAGAGTCGTCCAAACAACTTGTTCTAATTCCAGGCCCTGTGAAAACACAGCATGCCAGTCAAGAAGTTCCTCGGCAGTGTTGGAGTGTGTTTCTCAGCCTTGCCAGTCAGAAAGTAGCCAGCAAATGTGTTCTGTAGTCCAGAGCTGCCTACCTGTGAGCAACATGGCGAAGTCTTGTCCACCCAAGACTTATGTGTCTAAGAGTTGCCAGACTCTGGACTGTGACTGTAGCCAGAGCCAAGCTCAGAGCCCTGAATCCAGTTCCTGTAGCTCTTTGGTCTATGTCACACCAGAGTCACAGCTCCTGGAAACTTCTAACACTTATGAGCCAACTTGCTGTGTTACTGGTGGTTTGTAA